A genomic stretch from Halopiger aswanensis includes:
- a CDS encoding DUF192 domain-containing protein: MTLERVWQALLAVVLVLLVGVVLVQAGFVSAPWHVDRGEVRVLDNSGEPKAVVNVSVADTRQEQYTGLSDHDSLESGEGMLFVHSSEDDRTYVMREMDFPIDIVFIGADREITGIEHARAPEPDEDGEDLRYTGRAKWVLEIPRSYANETGMAVGDEVEIEYE; encoded by the coding sequence ATGACACTCGAGCGCGTCTGGCAAGCGCTGCTCGCCGTCGTTTTGGTCCTGCTCGTCGGCGTCGTCCTCGTGCAGGCCGGCTTCGTCTCGGCGCCCTGGCACGTCGATCGGGGTGAAGTTCGCGTGCTCGACAACAGCGGGGAGCCGAAGGCCGTCGTCAACGTCTCCGTCGCGGATACCCGTCAGGAGCAGTACACCGGCCTCAGCGACCACGATTCTCTCGAGTCGGGTGAGGGAATGCTGTTCGTCCACTCGAGCGAGGACGATCGCACGTACGTCATGCGGGAGATGGACTTCCCTATCGACATCGTCTTCATCGGGGCTGACCGCGAAATCACGGGGATCGAACACGCACGCGCCCCCGAACCCGACGAGGACGGCGAAGATCTCCGATACACCGGCCGGGCGAAATGGGTGCTCGAGATCCCTCGCAGCTACGCGAACGAGACCGGGATGGCCGTCGGCGACGAAGTCGAGATCGAGTACGAGTAA
- the azf gene encoding NAD-dependent glucose-6-phosphate dehydrogenase Azf, with the protein MAQSVLLTGAAGRVGDAILGGLADEYEWRLLDRDPPTEDYPGEFVVADITDDEAVREAMEGVDAVIHLAGDPRPDAPWDSVLTNNIDGTQTVFEAAVDAGVEKVAFASSNHAVGHYETEERTPEMYRADDDYLLDGTELPRPGNLYGVSKAAGESLGRYYHDEYDLSVVCVRIGNLTKDHPPIDYERGQAMWLSYRDCAHLFDRCIAADYGYEIVYGISDNDRKYYSIERAREVLGYEPQDNSARHD; encoded by the coding sequence ATGGCACAGTCAGTCCTGCTCACGGGGGCTGCGGGGCGGGTCGGAGACGCTATCCTCGGCGGCCTCGCGGACGAGTACGAGTGGCGTTTGCTGGATCGGGATCCGCCGACGGAGGACTACCCGGGCGAGTTCGTCGTCGCGGACATCACCGACGACGAGGCCGTCCGCGAGGCGATGGAGGGCGTCGACGCCGTGATTCACCTCGCCGGCGATCCGCGGCCGGACGCGCCGTGGGATAGCGTCCTGACGAACAACATCGACGGCACCCAGACCGTCTTCGAGGCCGCCGTCGACGCCGGCGTCGAGAAGGTCGCGTTCGCGTCGTCGAACCACGCCGTCGGTCACTACGAGACCGAGGAACGCACGCCCGAGATGTACCGCGCGGACGACGACTACCTGCTCGACGGCACCGAACTGCCGCGGCCTGGCAACCTCTACGGCGTCTCGAAGGCCGCGGGCGAGTCGCTCGGGCGGTACTACCACGACGAGTACGACCTCTCGGTCGTCTGCGTCCGCATCGGTAACCTCACCAAGGACCACCCGCCGATCGACTACGAACGGGGCCAGGCGATGTGGCTCTCCTACCGCGACTGTGCCCACCTCTTCGATCGCTGCATCGCGGCCGACTACGGCTACGAAATCGTCTACGGAATCTCCGACAACGACCGCAAGTACTACTCCATCGAACGCGCTCGAGAGGTGCTGGGCTACGAGCCCCAGGACAACTCCGCGCGTCACGACTGA
- a CDS encoding PadR family transcriptional regulator, producing MDDLTGFQRDLLYVIAGADQPSGQDVKDEIESYYSADINHGRLYPNLDTLVNKGLVEKGQLDRRTNYYEISDQGVQAIEERREWERQYIEE from the coding sequence ATGGACGATCTGACCGGATTCCAGCGGGATCTCCTGTACGTCATCGCAGGCGCCGACCAACCGTCGGGCCAAGACGTCAAAGACGAAATCGAGTCGTACTACAGCGCCGATATCAATCACGGACGACTGTATCCGAATCTGGACACCCTCGTCAACAAGGGGCTCGTCGAGAAGGGACAGCTCGACCGTCGGACGAACTATTACGAGATCAGCGACCAGGGAGTACAGGCGATCGAAGAGCGCCGCGAGTGGGAGCGCCAGTACATCGAGGAGTGA
- a CDS encoding dihydroneopterin aldolase family protein, which produces MADTAPTTAEAACFEAGIKFGTLYHQFAGTPLSPDSAASIETAMEEAIENQPHCTDVTVEVQRDALEAELADSAADYTELTGRFLEVEIVVDYEGCEVLTRMAMEDGYPLMKVVSVRDADDSV; this is translated from the coding sequence ATGGCAGACACCGCGCCGACCACCGCCGAAGCCGCCTGCTTCGAGGCCGGCATCAAGTTCGGCACGCTCTACCACCAGTTCGCGGGCACCCCGCTCTCGCCCGACAGCGCCGCGAGCATCGAGACCGCCATGGAGGAGGCGATCGAAAACCAACCCCACTGTACCGACGTCACTGTCGAGGTCCAACGGGACGCCCTCGAGGCCGAACTCGCCGATTCAGCCGCCGACTACACCGAGCTGACCGGTCGCTTCCTCGAGGTCGAGATCGTCGTCGACTACGAGGGCTGCGAGGTCCTCACGCGGATGGCGATGGAGGACGGTTACCCGCTGATGAAAGTCGTCTCGGTTCGAGATGCAGACGATTCTGTGTAA
- a CDS encoding DUF5789 family protein gives MPDEDRELGVELGDLGDELRNQEYPISQDDLLEKYGDEEVGMGGEETMTLEELIGPMNEDEYQDYGEVEQSIMNMVGDDAIGRKNYSDRTPPASGEQRQDEGAPDQDGQEGQESF, from the coding sequence ATGCCAGACGAAGACCGCGAACTCGGCGTCGAACTCGGCGACCTCGGCGACGAACTCCGGAACCAGGAGTATCCGATCAGCCAGGACGACCTGCTCGAGAAGTACGGCGACGAGGAGGTCGGCATGGGCGGCGAGGAGACGATGACCCTGGAGGAACTCATCGGCCCGATGAACGAGGACGAGTACCAGGATTACGGCGAGGTCGAGCAGTCGATCATGAACATGGTCGGCGACGACGCGATCGGGCGGAAGAACTACAGCGACCGCACGCCGCCGGCGTCGGGCGAACAGCGCCAGGACGAGGGGGCGCCGGATCAGGACGGACAGGAAGGACAGGAGTCGTTCTAA
- a CDS encoding cold-shock protein — protein sequence MAKGNVDFFNDTGGYGFISTEDADEDVFFHMEDVGGPDLEEGTEIEFDIEQAPKGPRATNVTRL from the coding sequence ATGGCGAAAGGCAACGTTGATTTCTTCAACGACACAGGCGGTTACGGTTTCATTTCGACTGAGGACGCGGACGAAGACGTATTCTTCCACATGGAAGACGTTGGCGGCCCGGACCTCGAAGAAGGCACAGAGATCGAATTCGACATCGAACAGGCCCCCAAGGGCCCCCGCGCCACCAACGTCACCCGCCTGTAA
- a CDS encoding creatininase family protein produces the protein MDLRTATWTDVRDCDTDLAVVPVGSTEQHGPHAPLGTDVLTAEAIADAGCDRIDREVVRAPAIPVGIAEEHRQFPGTMWVSEDTFRDYVREAVESLAHHGFDRVVIVNGHGGNVDALREVGGTITRSDDTDAYAVPFTWFEAVGEHSSDMGHGGPLETSLIRHLEPELIREDRIDEAQAGAADRWGEWVSYANLAYDSAEFTENGVVGDPDDGDARRGEELLELATDALVRLLEAVAERDVSRPEHR, from the coding sequence ATGGATCTCCGCACCGCGACGTGGACGGACGTCCGCGACTGCGACACCGATCTCGCGGTCGTCCCCGTCGGGAGCACTGAACAGCACGGCCCCCACGCGCCGCTCGGGACCGACGTCCTGACCGCCGAAGCGATCGCCGATGCCGGCTGCGACCGGATCGACCGCGAGGTCGTCCGGGCGCCAGCAATTCCCGTCGGGATCGCCGAGGAACACCGCCAGTTCCCCGGCACGATGTGGGTCTCGGAGGACACGTTTCGGGACTACGTTCGCGAAGCCGTCGAGAGCCTCGCGCACCACGGCTTCGACCGCGTCGTCATCGTCAACGGCCACGGCGGCAACGTCGACGCCCTGCGGGAGGTCGGGGGGACGATCACCCGCAGCGACGACACCGACGCCTACGCCGTCCCGTTCACCTGGTTCGAGGCCGTCGGCGAGCACTCGAGCGACATGGGCCACGGCGGCCCCCTCGAGACGAGTCTCATCCGCCATCTCGAGCCGGAACTGATCCGCGAGGACCGCATCGACGAGGCCCAGGCTGGAGCTGCCGATCGGTGGGGGGAGTGGGTCAGCTACGCGAATCTGGCCTACGATTCGGCCGAGTTCACGGAAAACGGTGTGGTCGGCGACCCCGACGACGGCGACGCACGACGGGGCGAGGAACTGCTCGAGTTGGCGACGGACGCCTTGGTCAGGTTGCTCGAGGCGGTGGCCGAGCGCGACGTCTCGCGGCCCGAACACCGGTAG
- a CDS encoding DUF7344 domain-containing protein, translated as MEALTSSQEAQELSADTILELLANRRRRYLLYALRGREDPIELSTLAEQVAGWEHDVHPDDVEKNEYKSVYVSSVQCHVPKLADAGVVDHDEDNHTVVLADNFKQLEPYLRVVVKDEPENSTLHAALEAESGEGFFSSIRENVARLKQ; from the coding sequence ATGGAAGCACTTACCTCGAGTCAGGAGGCGCAAGAGCTTTCGGCCGACACCATCCTCGAGTTACTCGCGAATCGGCGTCGGCGATACCTGCTCTACGCGCTCCGGGGTCGCGAGGACCCGATCGAACTCTCGACGCTGGCCGAGCAGGTCGCCGGCTGGGAACACGACGTCCACCCGGACGACGTCGAGAAAAACGAGTACAAGAGCGTCTACGTCTCGTCGGTCCAGTGCCACGTCCCGAAACTGGCCGACGCGGGCGTCGTCGACCACGACGAGGACAACCACACCGTCGTCCTCGCGGACAATTTCAAGCAGCTCGAGCCGTACCTCCGGGTTGTCGTCAAGGACGAACCGGAGAACTCGACGCTGCACGCGGCGCTGGAAGCCGAATCCGGTGAGGGCTTCTTCAGTTCGATCCGGGAGAACGTCGCTCGCCTCAAGCAGTAA
- a CDS encoding queuosine precursor transporter → MSHARATTAPTIAQVALIGLFVTALVTAQLTASKVLAFELPVALPITGSQLALPGAALAYALTFLASDCYTELYGRRAAQIVVNVGFLLNFIVLALVWSTIAAPAAPSSVDPAAFETALGASTNVVIGSLLAYVVSQNWDVIVFHRIREATGARMLWLRNIGSTATSQAIDTVIFVSVAFAIAPAVLGVGAVLPTNVLLSLIVGQYLLKFAIALLDTPIVYAVVSLVRSREGITPDDAHTA, encoded by the coding sequence ATGAGTCACGCACGAGCCACTACCGCGCCGACGATCGCGCAGGTCGCACTGATCGGCCTGTTCGTCACGGCGCTCGTCACCGCCCAACTAACAGCGTCGAAGGTGCTCGCGTTCGAACTGCCCGTTGCGCTCCCGATCACGGGCTCGCAGCTCGCGCTGCCCGGCGCCGCGCTCGCGTACGCGCTCACGTTCCTCGCGAGCGACTGTTACACCGAACTCTACGGTCGCCGCGCGGCCCAGATCGTCGTCAACGTCGGCTTCCTGCTGAACTTCATCGTCCTCGCGCTGGTCTGGTCGACGATCGCCGCACCTGCTGCGCCCTCGAGCGTCGACCCCGCCGCCTTCGAGACGGCCCTGGGCGCCTCGACGAACGTCGTCATCGGGAGCCTGCTGGCCTACGTCGTGAGCCAGAACTGGGACGTGATCGTCTTCCACCGCATTCGCGAGGCGACCGGCGCGCGGATGCTCTGGCTGCGCAACATCGGCTCGACGGCCACCAGCCAGGCGATCGACACCGTCATCTTCGTCTCGGTCGCCTTCGCCATCGCGCCCGCCGTGCTCGGCGTCGGCGCCGTCCTTCCGACGAACGTCCTGCTCTCGTTGATCGTCGGCCAGTACCTGCTGAAGTTCGCGATCGCGCTGCTGGACACGCCGATCGTCTACGCCGTCGTCTCGCTCGTGCGCTCCCGTGAGGGGATCACCCCCGACGACGCGCATACGGCCTGA
- a CDS encoding aminopeptidase — protein sequence MDERVREHADVLVDWSARVEEGDDVILSVGPDAHELAVAVAEKLGERGANLLATYSTGEITRAYLRAHDGDFDENPAHERALFENADVYLSLGGGRNTSATADVPSETRQAYGNARTEIREARFDTRWVSTVHPTRSLAQQANMAYEEYQDFAYDAILRDWESLADEMANMKDLLDGGSEVRLVSEGTDLTMAIDDRTAVNSAASVAYDSHNLPSGEVFTAPYATEGEVTFDVPMTLHGEAVRNVRLEFDDGEVVEYDAEQGADVIEEILETDEGARRLGELGIGMNRGIDRYTDNILFDEKMGETVHLALGRAYDACLPEGESGNESAVHVDMITDMSEDSRLEIDGEVVQRNGTFRWEDGFEA from the coding sequence ATGGACGAACGCGTCCGCGAACACGCCGACGTACTGGTCGACTGGAGCGCCCGCGTTGAGGAGGGAGACGACGTCATTCTCTCGGTCGGACCCGACGCCCACGAACTGGCAGTCGCCGTCGCCGAGAAACTCGGCGAGCGAGGGGCGAATCTGCTCGCGACCTACAGCACCGGGGAGATCACGCGCGCGTACCTGCGGGCTCACGACGGCGACTTCGACGAGAACCCGGCGCACGAACGCGCGCTGTTCGAAAACGCGGACGTCTACCTCTCGCTGGGCGGCGGCCGGAACACGAGCGCGACGGCCGACGTACCGAGCGAGACGCGGCAGGCCTACGGGAACGCCCGCACGGAGATCCGCGAGGCGCGCTTCGACACGCGGTGGGTCTCGACGGTCCACCCGACGCGGTCGCTCGCCCAGCAGGCCAACATGGCCTACGAGGAGTACCAGGACTTCGCCTACGACGCCATTCTGCGCGACTGGGAGTCGCTCGCCGACGAGATGGCCAACATGAAGGACCTGCTCGACGGCGGTTCGGAGGTCCGGCTCGTCTCCGAGGGCACCGACCTCACGATGGCGATCGACGACCGCACCGCGGTCAACAGCGCCGCCTCGGTCGCCTACGACTCGCACAACCTCCCCAGCGGCGAGGTCTTCACCGCGCCGTACGCCACCGAGGGCGAGGTCACGTTCGACGTCCCGATGACGCTGCACGGCGAAGCCGTCCGGAACGTCCGCCTCGAGTTCGACGACGGCGAGGTCGTCGAGTACGACGCCGAACAGGGCGCGGACGTGATCGAGGAGATTCTCGAGACCGACGAGGGGGCGCGTCGACTGGGCGAACTCGGCATCGGGATGAACCGCGGCATCGACCGCTACACGGACAACATCCTCTTCGACGAGAAGATGGGCGAAACGGTCCACCTGGCGCTGGGGCGGGCCTACGACGCCTGCCTCCCCGAGGGCGAGTCGGGTAACGAGTCGGCGGTCCACGTCGACATGATCACCGACATGAGCGAGGACTCGCGACTCGAGATCGACGGCGAGGTCGTGCAGCGGAACGGGACGTTCCGGTGGGAGGACGGCTTCGAGGCGTAA
- a CDS encoding DUF309 domain-containing protein, with protein MRNQLRAGAAIYNDGRYHAAHDAWEDRWLECEDGTDDEQLLHGLIQLSAAVHHAHDGNWEGAVGLAESAREYLAGSPADYRDLNLEGIRTYLAALAADPELIERRAPVRLEHDGEVPKLATLDFEETIVAAPVLADELGYDADPIERACEYAQRDLSEGEDDSRFITLLFDFVREEDARGIVFQRLTQHVDRRAARESDVEGLF; from the coding sequence ATGCGCAACCAGCTCCGGGCCGGCGCCGCCATCTACAACGACGGCCGCTACCACGCCGCCCACGACGCCTGGGAAGACCGGTGGCTCGAGTGCGAAGACGGGACCGACGACGAGCAGTTGCTCCACGGGTTGATTCAACTCTCCGCCGCGGTCCACCACGCCCACGACGGTAACTGGGAGGGCGCCGTCGGGCTGGCCGAAAGCGCCCGCGAGTATCTCGCGGGGAGCCCCGCAGATTACCGCGACCTGAATCTCGAGGGGATCCGCACATACCTCGCCGCGCTCGCGGCCGATCCGGAGCTAATCGAGCGCCGAGCGCCGGTGCGACTCGAACACGACGGCGAGGTGCCGAAATTGGCCACGCTCGACTTCGAGGAAACGATCGTCGCCGCACCCGTCCTCGCCGACGAACTGGGGTACGACGCGGACCCGATCGAACGCGCGTGCGAGTATGCACAGCGGGATCTATCCGAGGGGGAAGACGACAGTCGGTTCATCACCCTGTTGTTCGACTTCGTCCGCGAGGAGGACGCTCGCGGAATCGTCTTCCAGCGACTCACCCAGCACGTCGACCGGCGAGCAGCGCGCGAGTCGGACGTCGAGGGGCTGTTTTAA
- a CDS encoding ABC transporter ATP-binding protein has product MSGSGVDWEEDDPFEEQREEIENPMKRLFLEYGRDYAFPAIVGVLASIVARVLDLLPPIMLAVALDAVFRDEVSSYAAALPFGGSLVEPYIPATQLGQFYLTIGVIAGAFFFGATFHWLRNWGFNAFAQNIQHDIRTDTYDKMQRLNMDFFADKQTGEMMSILSNDVNRLERFLNDGMNSLFRMAVMIVGIGVILFAYNWQLALVALLPVPLIAGFTYLFVKIIQPKYAAVRSTVGKVNSRLENNLGGIQVIKSSTTEEYESERVEDVSQDYFDANWDAIETRIKFFPGLRVLAGIGFVVTFLVGGLWVFQGPPGPFTGTLSEGEFVVFILYTQRFIWPMAQFGQIINMYQRARASSARMFGLMDEPNLVAENPNASGLEVREGRVEYDHVTFGYDEEETIVDDIDFTVRAGETLALVGPTGAGKSTVLKLLLRMYDVDEGAITVDGQDIRNVTLESLRDSIGYVSQDTFLFYGTVEENIKYGTFDADREDVIEAAKMAEAHDFIQNLPDGYDTEVGERGVKLSGGQRQRISIARAILKDPDILVLDEATSDVDTETEMLIQRSIDDLAEDRTTFAIAHRLSTIKDADQILVLEDGEIVERGSHEELLENEGLYSHLWGVQAGEIDELPQEFIERAQRRQARTEVDVDVGDDDD; this is encoded by the coding sequence ATGAGCGGGAGCGGCGTCGATTGGGAGGAGGACGACCCGTTCGAGGAGCAACGCGAAGAGATCGAGAACCCGATGAAGCGGCTGTTCCTCGAGTACGGGCGCGACTACGCCTTCCCGGCGATCGTCGGCGTGCTCGCAAGTATCGTCGCCCGCGTTCTCGATCTGCTGCCGCCGATCATGCTGGCGGTCGCGCTCGACGCGGTGTTTCGCGACGAAGTCAGCAGTTACGCGGCGGCGTTACCCTTCGGCGGCAGCCTGGTCGAACCGTACATTCCCGCGACGCAGCTCGGCCAGTTCTACCTGACCATCGGCGTTATCGCCGGCGCCTTCTTCTTCGGCGCAACCTTTCACTGGCTTCGCAACTGGGGCTTCAACGCCTTCGCCCAGAACATCCAGCACGACATCCGCACCGACACCTACGACAAGATGCAGCGGCTGAACATGGACTTCTTCGCCGACAAGCAGACCGGCGAGATGATGTCCATCCTCTCGAACGACGTCAACCGCCTCGAGCGGTTCCTGAACGACGGGATGAACTCCCTGTTCCGGATGGCGGTGATGATCGTCGGCATCGGCGTCATCCTCTTCGCCTACAACTGGCAACTCGCGCTGGTGGCGCTGCTGCCGGTGCCGCTGATCGCCGGCTTCACCTACCTGTTCGTCAAGATCATCCAGCCGAAGTACGCCGCCGTCCGCTCGACCGTCGGCAAGGTCAACTCTCGCCTCGAGAACAACCTCGGCGGGATTCAGGTGATCAAGTCGAGCACCACCGAGGAGTACGAGTCCGAGCGCGTCGAGGACGTCTCGCAGGACTACTTCGACGCCAACTGGGACGCCATCGAGACCCGCATCAAGTTCTTCCCGGGGCTGCGCGTCCTCGCGGGGATCGGCTTCGTCGTCACGTTCCTCGTCGGCGGCCTGTGGGTCTTCCAGGGACCGCCCGGTCCCTTCACCGGGACGCTGAGCGAGGGCGAGTTCGTGGTCTTCATCCTCTACACGCAGCGCTTTATCTGGCCCATGGCGCAGTTCGGGCAGATCATCAACATGTACCAGCGCGCCCGCGCGTCCTCGGCGCGCATGTTCGGCCTGATGGACGAACCGAACCTCGTCGCCGAGAACCCGAACGCGAGCGGCCTCGAGGTGCGCGAGGGCCGCGTCGAGTACGACCACGTCACCTTCGGCTACGACGAGGAGGAGACGATCGTCGACGACATCGACTTCACCGTCCGGGCCGGCGAGACGCTGGCGCTGGTCGGTCCCACGGGTGCAGGTAAGTCGACGGTCCTCAAACTCCTGCTCCGGATGTACGACGTCGACGAGGGCGCGATCACCGTCGACGGGCAGGACATCCGCAACGTCACTCTCGAGAGCCTGCGAGACTCGATCGGCTACGTCAGTCAGGACACGTTCCTCTTCTACGGCACCGTCGAGGAGAACATCAAGTACGGCACCTTCGACGCCGACCGCGAGGACGTGATCGAGGCCGCGAAGATGGCCGAGGCCCACGACTTCATCCAGAACCTGCCCGACGGCTACGACACCGAGGTCGGGGAACGGGGCGTCAAACTCTCGGGCGGCCAGCGCCAGCGCATCTCCATCGCGCGGGCGATCCTCAAGGACCCCGACATCCTCGTGTTAGACGAGGCGACCAGCGACGTCGACACCGAGACGGAGATGCTCATCCAGCGCTCGATCGACGACCTCGCCGAAGACCGCACCACCTTCGCCATCGCCCACCGCCTCTCGACGATCAAGGACGCGGATCAGATCCTCGTCCTCGAGGACGGCGAGATCGTCGAACGCGGCTCTCACGAGGAACTGCTGGAAAACGAGGGGCTGTACTCGCACCTCTGGGGCGTCCAGGCCGGCGAGATCGACGAGTTACCGCAGGAGTTCATCGAGCGCGCCCAGCGTCGGCAGGCGCGAACCGAAGTGGACGTCGACGTCGGAGACGATGACGACTGA
- a CDS encoding DUF5790 family protein — protein sequence MSQATFGDDEELFGEAANEMREDVESSLAEAWAALPDADDVWDADADNVLGVLNGLNSALDAGDAEDHLRDAKKWFTMGQRADAFEDADDLEAEIADLEEAIEDISEAGEQVGELTSTIPALRGTLEDAGPSDEDDDAEEADAESEDEEAEEDEE from the coding sequence ATGAGCCAAGCGACGTTCGGCGACGACGAGGAACTGTTCGGCGAAGCAGCCAACGAAATGCGCGAGGACGTCGAATCCTCGCTAGCCGAGGCCTGGGCGGCGCTGCCCGACGCCGACGACGTCTGGGACGCCGACGCCGACAACGTATTGGGCGTGCTCAACGGCCTCAACTCCGCGCTTGACGCCGGCGACGCCGAGGATCACCTCCGCGACGCTAAGAAGTGGTTCACGATGGGCCAGCGCGCCGACGCCTTCGAAGATGCCGACGACTTAGAGGCTGAGATCGCCGACCTCGAGGAGGCAATCGAGGACATCTCCGAGGCGGGCGAGCAGGTCGGCGAACTCACCTCGACGATTCCGGCGCTTCGCGGGACGCTCGAGGATGCGGGCCCGAGCGATGAAGATGACGACGCGGAGGAGGCCGACGCCGAATCCGAGGACGAGGAGGCCGAGGAGGACGAGGAGTAA
- a CDS encoding Tfx family DNA-binding protein gives MIDDIENLLEEIGFDPDSSVLTHRQAQVLALRERGISQADIAEALGTSRANVSSIESSARENLEKARETVAFAEALRAPVRVRVPAGTDLYDVPDLVYEACDEAGVKVDYTAPDLMKVVSDSAGSAVSGREVSTPLIIGVTSKGMVRVRHQE, from the coding sequence ATGATCGACGACATCGAGAACCTCCTCGAGGAGATCGGGTTCGATCCCGACTCGAGCGTGTTGACGCACCGTCAGGCACAGGTACTCGCGCTGCGGGAGCGAGGGATTTCGCAGGCCGACATCGCCGAGGCGCTCGGTACTTCGCGCGCGAACGTCTCCTCGATCGAGTCGAGCGCGCGGGAAAACTTAGAGAAGGCCCGCGAGACGGTCGCGTTCGCGGAGGCGCTCCGGGCGCCGGTTCGCGTCCGCGTGCCTGCGGGCACTGACCTCTACGACGTGCCCGACCTCGTCTACGAGGCCTGCGACGAAGCCGGCGTGAAGGTCGATTACACCGCGCCGGACCTGATGAAAGTCGTCAGCGACTCGGCAGGCTCGGCCGTCTCGGGGCGCGAGGTATCGACGCCGCTTATCATCGGCGTCACCTCGAAGGGGATGGTGCGCGTTCGCCATCAGGAGTAA